The following are from one region of the Capsicum annuum cultivar UCD-10X-F1 chromosome 1, UCD10Xv1.1, whole genome shotgun sequence genome:
- the LOC107870134 gene encoding F-box protein SKIP31, which translates to MAIIDDEDEPLDQFLESEIFDICDEDEEMVEDILNEGDVNRKGKRLEVDDGNDRCEGEERVTKKMRVLEDEYEDEDEIEWKEKWEPDEEEEEENREAKLIKFEEEEEDEEEKVKALLSSPSLSAPVEVEAEGECASSPPRMSQSVTENNNNVASTSNNMRQIPSRIETGILSKVPPELLRHILKFLSPEDLVACTMVCKFLNFAASDESLWRWLYHMRWGLLLPTRKPRDCAWKKLYIQRDADDMMEFVRNTPMEFKEYYIQMQAAKRSQAPPPSQVNDDRIILDKTVADQVSIWKKSKGLGDKVVIDHVCSGETCTYYQIGDVYVCEKTGHVHVCDDTCREVVSDPVNGLLVCTISGHCFDRMLSPSEMELDGEQQQVGTTDEAEPFMGSGRFARAYLLGYNCDDEKELEDALRFC; encoded by the exons ATGGCAATCATCGACGATGAAGATGAACCGCTTGATCAATTTCTCGAATCGGAGATCTTCGATATCTGCGATGAG GATGAAGAGATGGTAGAGGATATCTTGAACGAAGGTGATGTGAACAGGAAAGGTAAGCGCCTCGAAGTTGACGATGGTAATGATAGATGTGAAGGAGAGGAGCGAGTAACAAAGAAAATGAGAGTTCTGGAAGATGAGTATGAGGATGAGGATGAAATTGAGTGGAAGGAGAAGTGGGAGCCagatgaggaggaggaggaagagaatAGGGAAGCAAAGTTGATAAAAtttgaggaggaggaggaagacgAGGAGGAAAAGGTGAAGGCATTACTATCATCTCCATCTTTGTCAGCCCCAGTTGAAGTTGAAGCTGAAGGTGAATGTGCATCATCACCTCCAAGGATGAGTCAGAGTGTCACGGAAAATAATAACAATGTTGCCAGCACAAGCAACAACATGAGGCAGATCCCAAGTAGGATAGAGACTGGGATTCTGAGCAAAGTACCTCCAGAATTGCTCCGTCACATCCTCAAGTTCCTTTCACCAGAG GATCTTGTGGCATGTACAATGGTCtgcaagtttttaaattttgctGCTTCTGATGAATCCTTGTGGCGCTGGCT GTACCACATGCGATGGGGTTTGTTGCTCCCAACAAGAAAGCCACGGGACTGTGCTTGGAAGAAGCTTTACATCCAG CGTGATGCAGATGATATGATGGAGTTTGTCAGGAATACTCCTATGGAATTTAAGGAGTATTATATCCAAATGCAGGCAGCAAAAAGAAGCCAAGCTCCTCCTCCCTCTCAG GTAAATGATGACCGAATAATTCTTGATAAGACAGTTGCTGATCAAGTTTCTATTTGGAAGAAAAGCAAAGGTCTGGGTGATAAAGTGGTGATTGATCATGTGTGCTCTGGGGAGACATGCACTTACTATCAAATAGGAGATGTATATGTTTGTGAGAAAACTGGACATGTCCATG TTTGTGATGACACATGTAGGGAAGTTGTATCTGATCCTGTAAATGGTCTTCTGGTGTGTACCATTTCAGGCCACTGTTTTGATCGGATGTTGTCACCTTCTGAAATGGAACTAGACGGG GAACAGCAACAAGTTGGAACTACAGATGAAGCGGAGCCATTCATGGGATCGGGTCGTTTTG CTCGAGCTTATTTACTgggatataactgtgatgatgaGAAAGAACTAGAAGATGCTTTGCGCTTTTGCTGA
- the LOC107869804 gene encoding glycine-rich protein A3-like: MGGGKNKQFGYPPGQYPPQSGAYPPQGYPPQGYPPAGAYPPAQGYPPAGTYPRAQGFPPAGGYPPAQGYPLAGGYPPQGHGNMGSMAGGMAAGTAAFGAASYGRSGHYGHGKYKRGKFKGGKKYGKKFKKWK, from the exons ATGGGAGGCGGTAAAAATAAACAATTTGGTTATCCTCCAGGACAATATCCTCCCCAGTCAGGAGCTTACCCTCCACAAGGATATCCTCCTCAAGGGTATCCACCCGCCGGAGCCTATCCTCCTGCACAAGGATATCCACCAGCCGGAACCTATCCTCGTGCACAAGGATTTCCCCCGGCTGGTGGATATCCTCCTGCGCAAGGCTATCCCCTGGCTGGTGGATATCCTCCACAAG GTCACGGAAACATGGGATCAATGGCTGGAGGGATGGCTGCGGGCACGGCTGCGTTTGGTGCTGCCAGTTACGGACGCAGCGGTCATTATGGTCATGGAAAATACAAGAGGGGCAAGTTTAAGGGTGGCAAGAAGTATGGCAAGAAATTCAAGAAGTGGAAATAA